In Amaranthus tricolor cultivar Red isolate AtriRed21 chromosome 5, ASM2621246v1, whole genome shotgun sequence, a genomic segment contains:
- the LOC130812638 gene encoding beta-galactosidase 1: MVSIKPSFFIFIICIFWCFVLLNLSLVNASVGYDHHAITINGQRRILISGSIHYPRSTPEMWPDLIQKAKEGGLDVIQTYVFWNGHEPEQGKYYFEERYDLVKFIKLIQQAGLYAHLRIGPYVCAEWNFGGFPVWLKYVPGISFRTDNGPFKAEMQRFTEKIVNMMKAEKLFESQGGPIILSQIENEYGPMEYKLGAPGKAYSNWAAKMAVGLGTGVPWVMCKQDDAPDPVINTCNGFYCDYFSPNKAYKPKMWTEAWTGWYTEFGGPVPSRPAEDLAFSVARFIQKGGSFVNYYMYHGGTNFGRTAGGPFIATSYDYDAPLDEFGLLRQPKWGHLKDLHRAIKLCEPALISSDPNIIRLGRSQEAHEFKSRSGACAAFLANYNPSSYAKVSYGNNHYNLPPWSISILPDCKNTVYNTARVGAQSAQMKFTPVYQHFSWQSYNDETASTDDSAFSVVGLLEQVNTTRDRTDYLWYMTDVKIDPNEGFLRGGKRPVLNVMSAGHALHVYINGQLAGTAYGSLEFPKVTFSEGVNLRAGINKISLLSLAVGLPNVGPNFERWNAGVLGPVSLSGLNEGRRDLTWQKWSYKIGMKGESLSLHSLTGVSNVEWVEGKFLSQRQPLTWYKTTFNAPHGNEPLALDMGAMGKGQVWINGKNIGRYWPSYIAKGSCSDCSYAGYFSEKKCLSYCGDASQRWYHVPRSWLKPTGNLMVVFEEMGGDPNWISLMKKEINSICSDINEWQPNLVNWHLKSSGKISRPLRPKAHLWCAPGQKISSIKFASFGTPEGSCGNYREGSCHAHKSYDIFERDCVGQAGCAITVEPELFGGDPCPNVMKKLAVEAICS; this comes from the exons AATGGGCAAAGAAGGATTCTTATTTCTGGGTCTATTCACTACCCAAGGAGTACCCCTGAG ATGTGGCCAGATCTTATTCAAAAGGCTAAAGAAGGTGGTTTAGATGTAATTCAAACCTATGTTTTCTGGAATGGACATGAACCTGAACAAGGAAAA TACTACTTTGAAGAAAGGTATGACCTTGTGAAATTCATCAAGTTAATTCAACAAGCTGGTCTATATGCGCATTTAAGGATTGGACCTTATGTTTGTGCAGAGTGGAACTTTGG GGGGTTTCCTGTTTGGTTGAAGTATGTTCCTGGAATTAGCTTCAGAACAGATAATGGACCTTTCAAG GCTGAAATGCAAAGATTCACAGAGAAAATTGTTAACATGATGAAAGCAGAAAAATTATTTGAATCACAAGGAGGTCCAATTATTCTGTCTCAG ATTGAAAATGAATATGGGCCAATGGAGTATAAACTTGGTGCACCTGGTAAAGCTTATAGTAACTGGGCGGCCAAAATGGCTGTGGGATTAGGTACTGGTGTCCCATGGGTCATGTGCAAGCAAGATGATGCTCCAGACCCAGTT ATCAACACATGCAATGGTTTCTATTGTGATTACTTCTCTCCAAATAAGGCTTATAAACCAAAAATGTGGACAGAGGCTTGGACTGGATG GTATACTGAATTTGGGGGTCCAGTTCCTAGCAGACCAGCTGAAGATCTGGCATTTTCTGTTGCTCGATTCATACAGAAAGGGGGTTCTTTTGTCAATTATTATATG TATCATGGTGGTACTAACTTCGGCAGAACTGCGGGTGGTCCTTTTATTGCTACTAGCTATGACTATGATGCTCCTCTGGATGAATTCG GACTCTTGAGACAACCCAAATGGGGTCATTTAAAGGATTTGCATAGGGCTATTAAACTATGTGAGCCAGCTCTAATTTCCAGTGATCCGAATATTATCCGACTGGGAAGAAGTCAAGAG GCTCATGAATTCAAGTCAAGATCTGGAGCTTGTGCTGCATTCCTTGCCAACTATAATCCAAGTTCTTATGCAAAGGTGTCTTATGGGAATAATCACTACAACTTGCCCCCTTGGTCAATTAGCATTCTTCCTGATTGCAAGAACACTGTCTACAACACTGCAAGG GTTGGGGCTCAGAGTGCACAAATGAAGTTCACTCCTGTGTATCAACACTTCTCTTGGCAATCATACAACGATGAGACAGCTTCGACTGATGACAGTGCGTTTTCAGTGGTGGGGTTATTAGAACAGGTTAATACCACAAGAGATAGGACTGATTACTTGTGGTATATGACTGA TGTCAAGATTGATCCCAATGAGGGATTCTTGAGGGGTGGAAAACGGCCAGTTCTCAATGTAATGTCAGCCGGACATGCTTTGCATGTTTATATCAATGGGCAATTAGCTG GCACCGCCTACGGAAGTCTTGAATTCCCCAAGGTTACATTCAGTGAAGGTGTGAACTTGAGGGCTGGAATCAACAAGATTTCACTACTCAGCCTTGCTGTTGGGCTACCG AATGTTGGCCCTAACTTTGAGCGGTGGAATGCTGGTGTTCTCGGTCCTGTTTCTTTAAGCGGTCTGAACGAGGGTAGGAGGGACTTGACATGGCAGAAATGGTCATACAAG ATTGGAATGAAAGGAGAATCATTGAGTCTACATTCACTTACCGGTGTCTCCAACGTTGAGTGGGTTGAAGGCAAGTTTCTGTCCCAACGACAACCATTGACGTGGTATAAA ACTACTTTCAATGCGCCACATGGAAACGAGCCCCTTGCTTTAGATATGGGTGCCATGGGTAAAGGTCAAGTATGGATTAACGGAAAGAACATTGGGCGTTACTGGCCTTCTTATATAGCAAAAGGTTCATGCAGCGACTGTAGCTATGCTGGGTATTTTAGCGAGAAGAAATGCTTAAGCTATTGTGGAGATGCTTCTCAGAGATG GTACCATGTTCCACGGTCATGGCTGAAGCCGACAGGAAATTTGATGGTTGTATTTGAAGAAATGGGTGGAGACCCGAATTGGATATCgttaatgaaaaaagaaataaacagCATCTGTTCCGACATTAATGAGTGGCAACCGAATCTAGTAAATTGGCATTTGAAATCTTCTGGGAAAATCAGTAGACCATTGCGGCCAAAGGCTCACCTGTGGTGTGCTCCCGGGCAGAAGATTTCCTCGATTAAATTTGCCAGTTTTGGGACGCCCGAAGGTTCTTGTGGAAACTACAGAGAAGGAAGCTGTCACGCCCACAAGTCGTATGATATATTTGAAAGG GATTGTGTTGGTCAGGCGGGTTGTGCTATAACCGTTGAACCCGAGCTATTTGGAGGAGATCCATGCCCTAATGTTATGAAAAAGCTCGCAGTTGAGGCAATTTGCAGCTGA